A window from Bubalus kerabau isolate K-KA32 ecotype Philippines breed swamp buffalo chromosome 5, PCC_UOA_SB_1v2, whole genome shotgun sequence encodes these proteins:
- the BLACAT1 gene encoding bladder cancer associated transcript 1, with product MPQFTFACFCGLHGFCKMKRKKEEAHRQRETAV from the coding sequence ATGCCCCAGTTCACTTTCGCTTGCTTCTGTGGCCTCCACGGTTTCTGCAagatgaagaggaagaaggaggaagcTCACAGGCAGCGGGAAACAGCGGTGTGA